attaaaattaaaattaaaaaattaaaattaaaaaaattaagattaaaaaaaattttaaattaaagaaaaatttgaaTTCAAAGGATTTCAACGGGGGTTCCTGTACTAAGGAGGCGctcccggccccagccccggcctCACCGCCtcactcctgctgctcctcgtTGCTGGCGCTCGGGGTCCGGCTCCGGATTTGGCTGCGGAGCTGCTCAATGAGCTCGGGGTTCTGCTGCTGCATCTGCTGCGCAAACTGCTGGCCCctggggacacacggggacacCGCTGGCACCGGGGAcacaccggggacaccggggacaccgcTGGCACCGGGGAcacaccggggacaccggggacacacCGGGGACACACCGGGGACACACCGGGGACACCGCTGGCACCGGGGAcacaccggggacaccggggacacacCGGGGACACACCGGGGACACACCGGGGACACCGCTGGCACCGGGGAcacaccggggacaccggggacaccggggacacacCGGGGACACACCGGGGACACCGCTGGCACCGGGGACACACCGGGGACACCGCTGGCACCGGGGACACACCGGGGACACACCAGGGAcacaccggggacaccggggacactggggacacaccGGGGACACACCGGGGACACCAGGGAcacaccggggacaccggggacacacCGGGGACACCAGGGACACACCGGGGACAaaccggggacaccggggacacacCGGGGACACCGCTGGCACCGGGGACACACCGGGGACACACCGGGGACACCGCTGGCACCGGGGACACACCAGGGACACACcggggacacacggggacacCACTGGCACCGGGGACACACCAGGGACACACCGGGGACACTGCTGGCACCGGGGACACACCGGGGACACACCGGGGACACACCGGGGACACCGCTGGCACCGGGGACAcaccggggacacgggggacagaggggacacagaggacataggggacacagggacacatggggacagtggggacacacagggacagcagggacacagggggacacaggggacagcagAGACATAGGGGACACACGGAGACACCACTGAgaccagggacagcagggacacatGGGGACACACAGGAGACaccagggacagtggggacacggggacaccggggacaccggggacacggggcacagcagggacacacgggggacagcggggacacagggacacatggggacatgggggacacacagcacagtggggacacacagggacacaggggacaccgCTGAGACCGGGAACACCAGGGACAGTAGGGAGATatgggacagtggggacactggggacagtggggacacacaggacaggacacagggacacatggGGAGACATGGGGACACCACTGAGACCGgggagagcagggacacaggacaggggacactgaggacacagggacaccagggatggggacacaggtgacacagggacaccaggagaCAGCAGTGACACAGGGAACATTGGTGACACAGAGACACgggacaggggacactggggacactggggacactggataCCAGGGATACAGGagaccctggggacactggtgacacagggacatgggacactggtgacacagggacaccagcTGTCAGGTGGCACTGGTGACACAGGAGAGActggacaggggacacaggggacaagGGACATTGGTGACAAGACGGAACACAGGACAGGTGACACTGGTGACACAGGAGAGGGGACACAGGCAACACCCTgggacattcccagctccaggactgtcaccccattcccaccctggGACATTCCAAACCCCGGATCCAGGATTGTCCTCCCTGGCCCAGCCCCACCCAGGGACATTTCTGGATCCAGGACTGTCCCTCATTCCCATCCTGGGTCATTCCCAGCTCCGGATTCAGGATTGTCCCTCTGGCCCCACTCAgggacattcccagctccaggattgccccccattcccaccccgagacattcccagccctggatcccggATTTTGCCCCGGGATTGTCCCTCATTCCCACCCTGGGACATTCCCAGGCCTGGATCCCGGATTTTCCCTGGGATTGTCTCTCCTGGGCTCACCCCGGGCAtttcccagccctggatcccggATTCTCCCCGGGATTGTCTCTCCTGGCCTCACCCCGGGCAtttcccagccctggatcccggATTCTCCCCGGGATTGTCTCTCCTGGCCTCACCCCGGGCATTTCCCAGCCCTGAATCCCAGATTTCCCCCGGGATTGTCTCTCCTGGCCTCACCCCGGGCAtttcccagccctggatcccagATTTTCCCTGGGATTGTCTCTCCTGGCCTCACCCCGGGCAtttcccagccctggatcccggATTTTCCCTGGGATTGTCTCTCCTGGCCTCACCCCAGGCAtttcccagccctggatcccggATTTTCCCCGGGATTGTCTCTCCTGGCCTCACCCCAGGCAtttcccagccctggatcccggATTTTCCCCCGGGATTGTCCCCCAGGCTCGTCCCCATCCCCGCACTCACGCCTGGATCAGGCTGGCCAGGTCGTTGGTGGAGGGGCTGCTCCCGGCTGCTCCCATGGCGTTGTGGCCTCCCGAAATCATCCCTGACATTCtgtgagggggaggaaaaaagtgtcagaactggggggaaaattaaaaaaaaaaaaaaaaaatccctaaaaacccAATGTTTTCCACCTGGGAATGGGAGCACCTTCCCATCCCAGGGATTATGGAATTCCCTGCACCAGCTTTCCCTTGGTCAGCTGCAAATAAGGAATTAAGCTgaacaagaaataaaagtaaTGATAAAAACATCACAATTCCCAGATTCCTGGATTTATGGATTAAAACCCTGCCCCTTCTCACACCAGCTCATTCCCTGCTCTGCATCCAGGGCTGGATTCCCTGGATTCCCTCATGGGGAACATCCCAGGactcccagccccatcctcaGGCTGtatccaggtgggaattccAGCTGGCaccaggcacaggagcagggagaAGCCAATGGGAGCTGAGTGGTCTCATCCCAAAATCCTTGGATTTGGGGGCTCCCGAGGGTCTCTCCATCCTCCCATGCTTCAAAGGGATGAGTGGGAATGGGCTGGGTTTATGAATTtatccattttcccccaaatattGTGAACTAATCCTCAGAACCATCCAGGAATGGGAATATTCCCATTCCAACCAAGCTGGGAAACACTGAAATCCCATAAAACCACAGCAAAGCCAATTCCAGGGCTAtgatccatcccatcccacttcCCTCTGGAATCATTTCAtgaaaatccctcccaaaactCAGCCCAGAGCacccaaaccccacccccaGCTCAGGGAACTGGGCTGGTTCTGAGCCCCCCTCCACATTCCTGGCCTgaattcctgcctgctcccaCCAGGAAAGGCcaaacacagagagagagagagagactggaATGAGCAATTCCAAGAGGGAATAAAAGCAGGATCCGACTCACAGCTGCTGCACTTGGGGGTTGTTCATGAGGTTTGATGCCTGTGGGGAATAAAAACAACACCTGAGTGAGGCagtggggatgggggtgggatcAACCCCAAAGGGAAGGCAGGGGAAGCTTGGgaatccaggaaaagagggaaaaataaggggggaaataaaggggggaaaagaaacgggggaaagggggaaaagagggaaaaagagggggagaaaggggggaaaaagggaggaaaaaggggagaaaggggggggaaagaaaggggggaaaaaaaggggggaaagggggaaaagagggaaaaagagggggaaaaagagggggaaagagagggggaaaaagggagaaaaaggggagaaaggggggaaaaaaagggggggaaagggggaaaagggggggaaaaggaggggaaaaggagggggaaaggggggggaaagggggggagaaaagagggaaaaagggggggaaaaggggggggagaaaagagggaaaaagggggggggggaaagaagaGCAAAGCCCAACCCCAGAGCAGAACAGGCCCTTCCACAGCCTCAGCAAAGCCTGTGGAGGAAATCCCTGGATTTCCTTGGAGCTGAAGGGAACAACTGCAGCTtccacagagctccagggatcGGGAAAACCCATTTGGGGAGACACTGGAGAAGCTCCATGCCGAGGAATCCcggctgggattgggaattaCCATGCTCATGAAGCCGGGGTTGTTCAGCAATCCGGCCAAGTCGAAGCTTCCGGGGCCACCGGTCTGCAGGAGAAACCAGAGCTCACTCACAGCCAGCCCTCATTCCCAGAGCTACCAGAGCCAGGGAATCCCAtcgggaatggtttgggatgaagggatccagtgccacccccacaCCTCCCACAAAGCCAGGGTGCTCcgagctggccttggacacttccagggatccaggggcagccatggcttctctgggaattccatcccactccctcaattccttcccaatatcccatccaatCCTCccccctctggcagtgggaagccattccctgtgtcctgtccctccagcccttgtcccaaatccctctccagctctcctggagcccctttaacCACTGGAAGTGGCTCCCTggagcttctcttctccagcctttccttgcacACTTCCAGCTTCTccgggaattccatcccaaccCCTCACATCCAAGGATTCCTTCCCATTATCCCACCTAACCCTTCCCAAGAACCAccttgtcctgtctctccaGGCTCTTGGAAAAACCCTTCTCCCATTCTTTGCAggctcccttccttcctcctggaaggatcccaaatcccttaaACCCTGACAATGGGAAGAGGTTCTGTCCTAACCCTCTGGAAAACCCCAGCCTGGGGGGGATAGGGCTCAGAGAGACTCCTTGTGCTCACTCCTCTGGAATCCCAATCTGGAAACCCAAATTcaacccctccctccctccctccctccctcccctctgccctggAAAAGCCCTTGGAAAATTAAAATCCCCTTCAAAACGCTGCCCAAGGACATTCCTGCCTGGAACagtgcagccagcagctccctgcctggAAAACCTCCAGGTTTCTTTTCGAGAAAACAACTTTttgtataaaaaaaaccctaaaaacacCTTTGGTGTCACTAAAAGGGCacggggaaaataaaaaaggtggATTTTGGAGAGATTTAATCCCCAAAGTGCAAATTGCTGTCGTAAAACCCTCATCAGgctccttctccagctgcttCCAACCTTCCCAAAGTGACCGTGAGGAGCAATTTTGCCCCCTGGATTTTAGTGGGATGCTCACAGCACAAtcctccaccacctccagcccaaatttcacatttttaacACCCTCCCAGGCAGCACCTGCTGGATTTTCACCTCCTCTAACCTTAACAAACTCCTAAATCCCACGACTCACCGGACTGGGAGTCTCCTTCATTTTCTGTTCAGCTATTTTGAGGTTGGATTTGTAGGTCTCGTTGTCTGGATCCAGCTCCAGAGCTTTTTTGTAGTAAACAACAGcttctgtgtgtttgtttaaGCTGGACAGGGCcaagctgggggaagaaaagcaaaatccaaGTCACAGAGGGGATTTTTCGGGTCGCTTTTTAAAATCCAACTGTTGACTTTCAAGCGCTCCTTGAAGTTGAGAAATAGGgaatttgggtttgttttttttttctccaccctAAATAACCTGAAACAGCAGGAATTTTTTCACGGTGGAACACATGGATAAAAGCCCTGTTCCAAGGTGTGCAGGCatccaaaattccagctgctcaCCCCATCCTGCCGTAGGCTTTGCTGTAGTTGGGGTCGATGCCGATGGCTCGCTCGCAGTCCCGCACTGCTCCCGCGTAATTCCCCAGTTTGCTgtaggcagcagctctggaagaaaggggggaaaaaataggaaGCAGGGAATGCTGAGCAGCTGGAATATCCTGAGGGATgtcatccctgtcccctccagcaGAGCCAAGTGTGGGTTTGAGCTAAATTTGAGCTAAATTTGAGCTAAATCTGTATCCAGGTGAGCGATTCCGAGCCTGGCTCGGTGCAGGTCCCGGCTCTCATTTCTCCCGGTGACATTCCAGGATCGCTTCCTAGCTCAGAGAATTCCTTTGGTTTCCCTTCATCTCTCAATTTCTCAACATTTCCCCACATTCCAAAGAGGGAAAACTTGGTTTTAAAGcctgggcacttccagggatccaggggcagccatggcttctctgggaattccatcccattccctcccagggaacaattccttcccaatatcccatccaatcctcccctctggcagtgggaagccattccctgtgtcctgtccctccagcccttgtcccaaatccctctgcagctctcctggagcccctttaacCACTGGAAGTGGCTCAACCTCCCTAACTCTGAGACGCATcagccccaaaccctcccacaGAGCTCAAAGCACCaatttccagccccaaatcccccttcccACCATGTCCAGGTGGATTTGAGCTCCCACCACAAGCAGGTGATTAAATGAAATTAAGGTTCCAACTCTCCTGTACCCAACATTTGCCTTCCAAACACTTCTCAGAACCGAGAAACACAAAAATCCCCCTTCCACAGCCGATTTCGCACAGAGCTCCCTGAATTCTCAGTGAGGAGCCTCCAGCTCCTCGTTTCATCCCTTAATTCCTCTCCACCCCACTCTGCATGGAAGCAGACACCATTTCCTGGCATTCCTCATCCCCTCCAGTGCCTAATAAAGGTCATTTCCACACCCACACCCCATCCCGAGATGCCAGGAGGCACCAACAGATCGGCTCCAACCACACGATGAGCGAGGAGCTGATCCAAGagtccccaaaaaaacccttaaaaaaaaaaaaagggattttttggagcATTCAGGGATCTTGGATCCGagtgaggaggagctggggaagctGCCCAGTACCTGTTGCAGAAATAAACGGCGTTGGCTGGGTTTAACTCGATGGCTTTTCCATAAAAAGACACGGCAGCCTCGAAGTTTTCTGCCTTCATTTGGTCGTTTCCTAAAAGGAGGGCGGGAAAGGCTCgtgagggaagggggaaaaaagcaggccCAGATCCACGGAAATAGCACAGAGCTCTGCCAGCGTGAGGCTGGAGAGCTGTCCTGGGAATTGCAGCATTCCTGACCCTCAGCACAGCATCCCAAAAATCGCCCCAGGTGCTGGCTCAGATGGGAGTGCTGCGTCCACActcatcccattttttcccaggaaaagatCATGCATGGAACAGGAAGGATGGGTGCTCTGCTACACACCTCATGGGTTTTTTGggataaaaaaatcccactgatCCAGCATTTCTGGCAGCAAAATCTCCCCAAGTAGAGCAAGAGGCAGAAATGGAGAAACTTCCCTTTCCCCGCCTCCCCTCGCCCCATTCCAAGCATTCCCCAGGTGCCTGGGAATTAAAATTCCCTCCCAATTCCCACCAAACCCTCCttatccagcagctccaggggttGGTACCTTCAGTCTTGAGTCTTTCAGCTTCAGCCACGTCATCTTCCGAGGGGGTGACGGGCTCGGAATTCGTTCTGGAGTGTTCCAGCTCCTTCCAAGGAGAGGAAGAAGCTGAGATAAGGATTCCCATTGAGCTGTCCCAcacttcccacttttccagcccaaAACATTCCCCTCCCACAGGGCTctgaggggagcagcagcctcctgGAAATCCAGCAGAACTccgggaaacaaaaaaaaaaaggcagcatttcAGGGCACTCTCTCACCTtccctgccacagcttcaaatATTTCGGGAagggtctgggacacagccaggctttGGTCTTCCATGGAGACTCCAAACGCTGTCTCCAGGCACTGGATGGCCACTGGAAAGGGAGAGTCAGGTCATTAATTGATAAATATTCATCCCTCTCCCTTATCTCttgaaaaaacagggaaaaaaaccaccccaaaccacccattTTCCCCACACCAGGTTGGATTTTTGGGCCGTAGCCTCAGACTTTGGCAAAGCTCTTCCCTCTGGATACCCTGGATGAAGCCAACCCCAATTCCCACTCCCCTTAAGGGATTCCTGGGGGTTAGGAGTGAATGAggctgaggctgcagcagctgggaaggtgggAATGCCCCGGCATTCCAAGGAGAGATCCACACATTCCCCTTGCTCCGGGAAGTGCGGGGACTCCGAGCCGCCTCCTTCCCTGCTTGAgaagctgctcccagggaaaagaGAGCTTCACAGAGCTCTCCTGCCACATTGTacatcccaaaatatcccattCCTGGCACTCATCCCTCAGGAatgtccccccccaccccacagccGTGCTCCTTTCACCAGGACAAGCCAAGGACTAAACCCGAAGCTCCTTCAGGAGACCTTTTAAGATCTGTGTGCTCTCCTTGCCCTCTGGAAGAGCTTGGAAAAACCACTGTGGGACAGTGTTTTGGggagcagaagaggaaaaacaacTCCACGAGCACAGAACGCTTCCCTGGAGCCAGGGAATTCCCACCTCGTGCCCCACGGAACCCTCCCGACTCCGCCTTGTCCCGGATAAACCTTCTAAGTCTCCAAGCTGGGATCAGGGAGGTTTTTGACCCCAGGTACATCCCTGCCTCGAGTTAATCTGCTCTTGGAAGAGATCAGAAGCCAGACAAGCCGCCAGCACCCCTGGATACCTcccagaaggaaaaattaacTCCAAAATTCCAGCCAGGTTCGGCGCTGCTGAACAGCCCAGCCAAGGCAGGggcagaaaacagagaaaaaacacCCAAATTCTCCCGAATTTTGGCCCGGGACAAGACCCAGATGCAGCCACTCACCTTCCAAACTCTCCTGAGCATCTGGAGACATGCTCCCGTTCTGGAGCTGGGTGTGGAGGAACTGGATGATGGAGTAGGCCAGACGCTTCTGGTCTGCCATGCTGGGAGAGAGGCTGCGAGGGGCCGGGCTCCACCGCTCCTggcttccagaaaaaaacctggagagacagagaagttgtggattgAGAGAGTAGAAGGCAAagggttttgctgctgctgtccctcgGGAGGAGTTCTGGGGGATAAGGGAGGTGTTGAGGAGCtcaggatggatttggggggatgagGGAGTTGTTCAAGACTCCAAAACCTTCCTTATAGTCTGCTTTAGGAATTCTTCGGGCCTGGATTCACCAGTCCTGCCAAGGGAAGCACACCAGAGGTGCTGCAGGTATTTAGGGTACGGAACACCTGGAGCACCGAGGAGTTCGCCACAacaaaattcccacttttctgtTCCCAAAGCACAACTTGGTCCTGAAACCAACGCCACGAGCAGAAGGAATGTGCCCCAGAGTTGCCAAACCTCCTCCCACCCTGTCCTGACAAGGAAAGGGGAGGGAGATCCCAAAGCAAAGAGACCCCAAAAAGCACATCCCGGGGCTGGGAATTCCCAGCGATCCCACGGCAGCTCCTGCGGGAAGCGGATCCAGC
This region of Aphelocoma coerulescens isolate FSJ_1873_10779 chromosome 28, UR_Acoe_1.0, whole genome shotgun sequence genomic DNA includes:
- the SGTA gene encoding small glutamine-rich tetratricopeptide repeat-containing protein alpha gives rise to the protein MRSAGARPAQASVRFFSGSQERWSPAPRSLSPSMADQKRLAYSIIQFLHTQLQNGSMSPDAQESLEVAIQCLETAFGVSMEDQSLAVSQTLPEIFEAVAGKELEHSRTNSEPVTPSEDDVAEAERLKTEGNDQMKAENFEAAVSFYGKAIELNPANAVYFCNRAAAYSKLGNYAGAVRDCERAIGIDPNYSKAYGRMGLALSSLNKHTEAVVYYKKALELDPDNETYKSNLKIAEQKMKETPSPTGGPGSFDLAGLLNNPGFMSMASNLMNNPQVQQLMSGMISGGHNAMGAAGSSPSTNDLASLIQAGQQFAQQMQQQNPELIEQLRSQIRSRTPSASNEEQQE